The Geotalea uraniireducens Rf4 genome window below encodes:
- a CDS encoding tetratricopeptide repeat protein gives MKKSSKIPGKNKIHREKRSSSPETENDDISLWHEPFVHVVFIIAAGFFVYFNTVTTPFLFDDYLYLVNNPAIKDFSYFADTDRILNLGINPDIKNNFILRPVSYFTFALNYALHGLDVRGYHVANLIIHIGNALLVYLLLSLSLQTPAMAADEQEKSDSPAVKLRYLPLFCALLFACHPLQTQAVTYIIQRFTPLVTLFYLGSLVLYVKGRLGATTTARTACYVISVIAAILAMKTKENAFTLPVIITLFEFIFFYGSIGKRIARLVPFLLTMAIIPVDLMELSSLAKPDESDAIIDSINLVNFRSVSPWDYLMTQFGVITTYLRLLVMPIGQNFDYDYPLQKNFFSSAVLMPLGFLLLILGTGIYVLYRSRDRRLPERHLFKIIAFGICWFFITLSVESSIIPIDDLIFEHRAYLPSIGFFMSIIAGIASLYSHRTGKSFFASKVALRTLSAVILCLSAAGMARNTIWADSVTFWSDVARKSPKKSRVHTNLGIALFEQGKTGAGIEEFRTAIRLKPSDTNARINLGKSLLIQKMYDEAASELLTAARLNPHDPVPHVFLGLVYEGKGELSNARWAYLAAIKISPASPDAHIRLGELYAKEEKIQDAKREYEAALRLYPDEIIRKKIVELNRMQDKR, from the coding sequence ATGAAAAAATCTTCCAAAATACCAGGAAAGAACAAGATTCACCGCGAAAAACGTTCCTCGTCGCCTGAAACGGAAAACGACGACATCAGTCTGTGGCATGAGCCTTTCGTGCATGTCGTTTTCATTATTGCCGCTGGATTTTTCGTATACTTCAACACCGTCACAACCCCGTTCCTGTTTGACGATTATCTGTATTTGGTGAATAACCCTGCCATTAAAGATTTCAGCTATTTCGCCGATACAGACCGGATTCTTAATCTTGGAATTAATCCTGATATCAAAAACAACTTTATCCTGCGGCCTGTTTCCTACTTCACCTTCGCCCTGAACTACGCGCTCCACGGACTCGATGTTCGGGGGTACCATGTTGCAAACCTGATCATTCATATCGGAAACGCCCTGCTTGTCTATCTTCTGCTCTCTCTTTCGTTACAGACTCCTGCAATGGCTGCGGACGAACAGGAGAAAAGCGATTCTCCTGCGGTAAAATTGCGCTACCTGCCACTTTTCTGTGCTTTGCTTTTTGCCTGTCATCCGCTGCAAACCCAGGCGGTAACCTACATCATCCAACGATTCACTCCACTCGTCACCCTGTTTTATCTCGGCTCGCTGGTCCTGTATGTGAAAGGCAGGCTTGGCGCGACGACAACTGCCCGCACGGCCTGTTACGTAATTTCTGTTATCGCCGCGATTCTTGCCATGAAAACGAAGGAAAATGCCTTCACGCTCCCTGTCATTATTACCCTGTTCGAGTTTATCTTCTTTTACGGGAGCATCGGCAAGAGGATTGCCAGACTGGTTCCTTTTCTGTTAACCATGGCAATTATTCCCGTCGATCTCATGGAGTTATCATCCCTGGCAAAACCAGACGAATCCGACGCCATCATCGACTCGATAAACCTGGTTAATTTTCGCAGTGTATCCCCATGGGACTACCTGATGACCCAATTCGGCGTCATCACCACCTATCTCCGGTTGCTGGTTATGCCGATCGGGCAAAATTTCGATTATGATTACCCTCTCCAGAAAAACTTTTTCAGTTCCGCGGTACTGATGCCCCTCGGCTTCCTTCTGCTGATTCTGGGGACGGGCATATATGTACTTTACCGGTCAAGGGATCGTCGTCTTCCCGAACGTCATCTTTTCAAAATCATTGCCTTCGGTATTTGCTGGTTTTTCATCACCCTGTCGGTAGAGTCAAGCATCATTCCCATCGACGACCTTATCTTCGAGCACAGGGCATATCTCCCCTCCATAGGCTTTTTCATGTCAATCATTGCAGGGATCGCATCTCTCTACAGCCATCGTACGGGGAAATCTTTCTTTGCATCCAAAGTCGCGCTCAGAACACTGAGTGCCGTCATTTTGTGCCTCTCGGCAGCCGGCATGGCAAGAAATACGATATGGGCGGACAGTGTAACATTCTGGAGCGACGTAGCCAGAAAAAGCCCAAAAAAATCCAGGGTTCATACCAACTTGGGAATCGCCCTGTTCGAACAGGGAAAAACAGGGGCAGGGATTGAGGAATTTCGGACCGCAATAAGACTCAAACCAAGTGATACAAACGCACGTATCAACCTTGGGAAATCCCTGCTCATTCAAAAAATGTACGATGAAGCAGCCAGTGAGCTGTTGACTGCCGCGCGTTTGAATCCACATGATCCCGTTCCACATGTATTTCTCGGGCTGGTATATGAAGGCAAAGGAGAATTATCCAACGCACGGTGGGCATATCTTGCTGCAATAAAAATCTCGCCCGCTTCCCCGGATGCACACATACGCCTCGGAGAGCTTTATGCCAAGGAAGAAAAGATACAGGATGCCAAAAGGGAATATGAAGCGGCACTGCGCCTTTATCCTGACGAAATCATAAGAAAAAAGATTGTTGAGCTTAATCGCATGCAAGACAAGAGATGA
- a CDS encoding glycosyltransferase family 2 protein has translation MLNNKRIAVVLPAYNAAKTLEITYKEIPFEFVDDVILVDDASRDDTAEVARRLGIRTIVHEENKGYGGNQKTCYKTALDLGADIVVMLHPDYQYTPKLITAMASMIAYGEFDAVLASRILGIGALKGGMPFYKYVANRFLTLFENLMLGHKLSEYHTGYRAFSREILEKLPLDANSDDFVFDNQMLAQIVWFGYRIGEVSCPTKYFEDASSINFRRSVIYGVGVVKTAVQFRLNKAGLVSSHIFRRK, from the coding sequence ATGCTGAACAACAAGAGGATAGCGGTCGTTTTGCCGGCCTATAACGCAGCAAAAACACTTGAAATTACCTATAAGGAGATCCCCTTCGAGTTTGTCGATGATGTGATACTGGTCGATGACGCCAGTCGGGACGACACGGCCGAGGTGGCCCGGCGTCTCGGGATTCGGACCATCGTTCATGAAGAGAACAAGGGATACGGCGGAAACCAGAAGACCTGCTACAAAACGGCCCTCGACCTTGGCGCGGACATCGTGGTCATGCTTCACCCCGACTACCAGTATACCCCCAAGCTGATTACCGCCATGGCGTCCATGATTGCCTACGGCGAGTTCGATGCGGTGCTCGCCTCGCGCATCCTCGGCATAGGCGCGTTGAAGGGGGGGATGCCCTTTTACAAGTATGTTGCCAACCGGTTTCTCACCTTATTTGAAAACCTGATGCTCGGGCACAAACTCTCAGAGTATCATACCGGCTACCGGGCCTTCTCCCGGGAAATACTGGAAAAACTCCCCCTCGATGCGAACTCGGACGACTTCGTATTCGACAACCAGATGCTGGCGCAGATTGTCTGGTTCGGCTACCGTATCGGCGAAGTGAGCTGTCCCACCAAGTATTTTGAGGACGCCTCCTCCATAAACTTCCGGCGTAGCGTCATTTATGGGGTGGGGGTTGTGAAGACCGCCGTGCAGTTCAGGCTGAACAAGGCGGGACTCGTTTCCAGCCATATTTTCAGGAGGAAATGA
- a CDS encoding bacteriohemerythrin, translating to MALITWNDSYSVKVKQMDEQHKKLVEMINQLHDAMKVGQGKQVVGDVLNALVSYTKTHFANEESLMKTYGYPGYEDQKKAHANLVGQVGDIQKKFLDGNAPLSQDVMTFLKEWLVKHIQGADQKYGLYFNSKGVC from the coding sequence ATGGCCTTGATTACATGGAACGACAGCTACAGCGTGAAGGTTAAGCAGATGGATGAACAGCACAAGAAGCTCGTTGAGATGATCAACCAGCTCCACGACGCCATGAAGGTCGGCCAGGGGAAGCAGGTCGTCGGTGATGTGTTGAACGCCCTCGTTTCCTATACCAAGACCCATTTCGCCAACGAAGAATCGCTGATGAAGACTTATGGTTATCCCGGTTACGAGGATCAGAAAAAGGCCCACGCCAACCTCGTTGGCCAGGTAGGTGACATCCAGAAGAAGTTTCTGGATGGGAATGCGCCTCTTTCCCAGGATGTGATGACATTCCTCAAGGAGTGGCTGGTCAAGCATATCCAGGGGGCGGACCAGAAATACGGACTTTATTTCAACAGCAAGGGGGTTTGCTGA
- a CDS encoding ATP-dependent helicase, producing MLNLSTLNPQQLAAVKHTEGALLVLAGAGSGKTGVITYRIAHLLLNKKVPAMNILAVTFTNKAAKEMRERVDSLVGRQACKGIIISTFHSLGVRILRRNIELLGYKRNFSIYSTSDQIGLVKQIMREVNIDGKKYDADSIIWKISAAKNKLIPPDRFTPRFGDEYELMAAEVYPRYQSALKAFNAIDFDDIIMLTADLLQNHPEVLQHWQERFRYVMVDEYQDTNASQYLLVNLLAGGYGNLCVVGDDDQSIYGWRGADVGNILDFEKDFKECRVVKLEQNYRSTGNILEAANHVIGHNAKRKEKRLWTASGSGRPLDLIVMQDDEEEATTVVERMQMERFKHNLAYSDFAILYRTNAQSRPFEEQLRFEDIPYVLIGGMQFYERKEVKDAISYLKVIGNSNDEIALLRIVNFPRRGIGDSTVVKINQWSMEQGCPLLEAFGRVNEIEGIVEATRNRVQDFYRLLQGAVEEFSGEGDLAEKGRRLFKQLGLEDELYRTIDDPALARRKVENVEQIINSMAAYEERIPKPTLSGFLEKVSLMDEDRFSGKDKKEHGRDAVTLMSLHSSKGLEFPYVFLVGMEEEILPHKRSIYEDFTVDEERRLCYVGITRARKHLIMTRCLQRKKYGKLQERVPSRFLEEIPGHLLNEQKGAAAKVLTEEEADKMAHDSFARIKAMLG from the coding sequence ATGCTCAACTTATCCACCCTCAACCCCCAGCAACTGGCGGCTGTGAAACATACGGAAGGGGCGCTCCTCGTCCTGGCCGGGGCCGGCTCGGGGAAGACCGGGGTGATTACCTACCGCATCGCCCACCTGCTCCTGAACAAGAAGGTGCCGGCGATGAACATCCTGGCGGTCACCTTCACCAACAAGGCGGCCAAGGAGATGCGGGAGCGGGTGGATTCACTGGTCGGCAGGCAGGCGTGCAAGGGGATCATCATCTCCACCTTCCATTCCCTCGGGGTGCGCATCCTGCGCCGGAACATCGAGCTCCTGGGGTACAAGCGCAACTTTTCCATCTACTCAACCTCCGACCAGATCGGCCTCGTCAAGCAGATCATGCGCGAGGTGAACATCGACGGCAAGAAGTACGACGCAGACAGCATCATCTGGAAGATCTCCGCGGCAAAGAACAAGCTGATTCCCCCCGACCGCTTCACCCCCCGTTTTGGCGACGAGTACGAGCTCATGGCCGCCGAGGTCTATCCTCGCTACCAGTCGGCGCTGAAGGCGTTCAATGCCATTGATTTCGATGACATCATCATGCTTACCGCGGACTTGTTGCAGAACCATCCCGAGGTGCTCCAGCACTGGCAGGAGCGGTTCCGCTACGTCATGGTGGACGAATACCAGGACACCAACGCCTCCCAGTACCTGCTGGTCAACCTCCTGGCGGGCGGCTACGGCAATCTTTGCGTGGTGGGGGACGACGATCAAAGCATCTACGGCTGGCGCGGCGCCGATGTGGGGAACATCCTCGATTTCGAGAAGGATTTCAAGGAGTGCCGGGTCGTCAAGCTGGAACAGAACTACCGCTCCACCGGCAACATCCTTGAGGCAGCCAACCACGTCATCGGCCACAACGCCAAGCGGAAGGAAAAGCGCCTCTGGACGGCTTCCGGCAGCGGCCGCCCCCTCGACCTGATCGTGATGCAGGACGATGAAGAAGAGGCGACCACAGTGGTAGAGCGGATGCAGATGGAGCGATTCAAACACAACCTTGCCTATAGCGACTTTGCCATCCTCTACCGGACCAACGCCCAGAGCCGGCCCTTCGAAGAACAGCTCCGTTTCGAGGATATTCCCTACGTGCTCATCGGCGGCATGCAGTTCTACGAGCGCAAGGAGGTCAAGGATGCCATCTCCTACCTGAAGGTGATCGGCAATTCCAACGACGAGATCGCCCTCTTGCGCATCGTCAACTTTCCCCGGCGGGGGATCGGCGACAGCACGGTGGTAAAGATCAACCAGTGGTCCATGGAGCAGGGGTGCCCGCTCCTGGAGGCCTTCGGACGGGTCAATGAGATCGAAGGGATTGTCGAGGCGACGCGGAACAGGGTGCAGGACTTTTACCGCCTGCTGCAAGGGGCTGTCGAGGAATTCAGCGGCGAGGGTGATCTGGCGGAAAAGGGGCGGCGGCTCTTCAAGCAGTTAGGCCTTGAGGACGAGCTCTACCGGACCATCGACGATCCGGCCCTGGCCAGGCGCAAGGTGGAAAACGTCGAGCAGATTATTAACTCCATGGCCGCCTACGAGGAGCGGATTCCGAAGCCGACCCTGTCCGGTTTCCTGGAAAAGGTGTCGCTCATGGACGAGGACCGCTTCTCCGGCAAGGACAAGAAGGAGCACGGCCGGGACGCGGTGACCCTCATGTCGCTCCATTCCAGCAAGGGGCTGGAATTCCCCTACGTGTTCCTGGTCGGGATGGAGGAGGAGATCCTGCCGCACAAGCGCTCGATCTACGAGGATTTCACCGTGGACGAGGAGCGCCGCCTCTGTTACGTGGGGATCACGCGTGCCAGGAAGCACCTGATCATGACCCGCTGCCTCCAGCGGAAGAAATACGGCAAGCTCCAGGAGCGGGTGCCGAGCCGCTTTCTCGAAGAGATACCGGGGCATCTCTTGAACGAGCAGAAGGGGGCGGCGGCCAAGGTGCTGACCGAGGAGGAAGCGGACAAAATGGCGCATGATTCCTTCGCGCGCATAAAGGCGATGCTGGGGTAG
- a CDS encoding response regulator, whose translation MEDGGILLVDDDIITLNLLSECFRQSGMRVHCAENGEDALQMMQESTFVLMLTDLQMPGMNGLELARKARELAPDLHIVMCTGALTREVCELARKAGIAKVLRKPYVFLEILAIARGDIKSG comes from the coding sequence ATGGAAGACGGCGGCATCCTGTTGGTTGACGACGACATAATCACCCTCAACCTGCTCAGTGAATGTTTCAGGCAGTCGGGAATGAGAGTCCATTGCGCGGAAAATGGTGAAGACGCGTTGCAGATGATGCAAGAAAGCACTTTTGTGCTGATGTTGACCGATCTCCAAATGCCGGGGATGAACGGTTTAGAGCTGGCCAGAAAGGCACGGGAGCTGGCCCCCGACCTGCACATCGTCATGTGCACAGGCGCATTGACCCGGGAGGTCTGCGAACTGGCCAGAAAGGCCGGCATAGCAAAGGTGCTGCGCAAGCCTTACGTCTTTTTGGAAATACTGGCCATTGCCAGGGGGGATATTAAGTCAGGGTAA
- a CDS encoding helix-turn-helix transcriptional regulator codes for MKLEIGSRLKRLRMERSLTQKELAVRVSGGLDYTYIGKIERGEQLPSLKILLKISEALSVPVASFFQDEAVAAVSDISSSELRYLVSEETGRELVRALRLVHKDDLPLLIEIIQVLGRHRNTAQKKTYEESPSAVLLAAEKMSSYKKK; via the coding sequence TTGAAGCTAGAAATCGGTAGCCGTCTGAAAAGATTGCGGATGGAGAGGAGCCTTACCCAGAAGGAGTTGGCGGTCAGGGTCAGCGGCGGTCTGGATTATACATATATCGGCAAGATAGAGCGAGGGGAGCAGCTTCCATCGCTGAAAATCCTGCTGAAGATCAGCGAAGCCCTCTCCGTCCCGGTAGCTTCCTTTTTCCAGGACGAGGCAGTCGCTGCCGTCAGCGACATTTCCTCGTCCGAGCTGCGCTACCTGGTCAGCGAGGAAACGGGGCGCGAACTTGTACGGGCATTGAGGCTTGTGCACAAGGACGATCTCCCCCTGTTGATCGAGATAATCCAGGTGCTCGGCAGACACAGAAATACCGCGCAAAAGAAAACCTATGAAGAATCTCCGTCGGCCGTCCTTCTGGCAGCTGAAAAAATGAGCAGCTACAAAAAAAAGTAA
- a CDS encoding protoglobin domain-containing protein, protein MLTMQDIKGHYIFTDEDAELLKSLQPLAEANKERMSSEFYDFLLEIPDTAEFLKDDQLLQHQHIIQQEWFVSLFSGIYDNSYYHTLQRIGQAHVRIGLNPHFVNAAMNVVRRFLIELLQETFPVLSDRRKYRNAVEKIIDINLDIISASYQQEELKKVFLSHRLESKLIMAAERFTYGLNLILVLALVGVSLSVVGLFVWDIVHIFRGNVEKGILGALGTLLIIWMMIELMDNEIKTLKGGSFNILVFIGVIIVALIREILISTLRHDALETQIFLAGTLLILGIVYYLVAKSQHERTR, encoded by the coding sequence ATGCTCACCATGCAAGACATCAAAGGCCACTACATTTTCACCGACGAGGATGCGGAACTGCTTAAATCGCTGCAGCCGCTGGCTGAAGCCAACAAAGAGCGGATGTCCAGCGAGTTCTATGACTTTCTCCTGGAGATACCGGACACCGCCGAATTTCTCAAGGACGACCAGTTGCTGCAGCATCAACACATCATCCAACAGGAGTGGTTCGTCAGCCTCTTCTCGGGCATTTACGACAACAGCTACTATCACACCTTGCAGCGGATCGGCCAGGCACACGTACGGATCGGCCTCAACCCCCATTTCGTCAACGCCGCCATGAACGTGGTCCGCCGGTTCCTCATAGAACTGCTCCAGGAGACCTTCCCCGTCTTATCAGATCGGCGTAAGTATCGCAATGCCGTGGAAAAAATAATCGACATCAACCTGGACATCATCAGCGCCTCCTACCAGCAGGAAGAGTTGAAAAAGGTGTTCCTCTCCCACCGCCTGGAATCGAAGCTGATCATGGCAGCGGAACGGTTCACCTACGGCCTCAACCTTATCCTGGTGCTGGCCCTCGTCGGCGTATCACTGTCGGTGGTAGGCCTGTTCGTCTGGGACATTGTTCACATCTTCAGGGGGAATGTTGAAAAAGGGATTCTCGGCGCGCTCGGCACGTTGTTGATTATCTGGATGATGATTGAGCTCATGGATAATGAGATCAAGACACTCAAGGGGGGAAGCTTCAACATCCTGGTCTTCATCGGCGTCATCATCGTCGCGCTGATCAGGGAGATACTCATCTCCACCCTGCGCCATGACGCCCTGGAAACCCAGATATTTCTGGCAGGCACCCTGCTCATTCTCGGTATCGTCTACTACCTGGTCGCCAAAAGCCAGCACGAACGCACCCGATGA
- a CDS encoding peroxiredoxin translates to MGQHQAKVGQFAPDFSLEAVVGTEAGKEFRKISLSDYRGKWLVLFFYPLDFTFVCPTEIKGFNDALDAFKKLDAEVLGASVDSKFSHLAWIKRGDLGNLKYPLLSDFKKEVSERYGILDNKEGVALRGLFIIDPQGVLQYQVVHNLDVGRSVEETLRVLEALQTGSLCPLGWKPGQKTLGK, encoded by the coding sequence ATGGGGCAGCACCAGGCAAAAGTAGGACAGTTCGCCCCGGACTTCAGCCTGGAGGCGGTGGTCGGCACCGAAGCGGGCAAGGAATTCAGAAAGATCAGTCTCTCCGACTACCGCGGCAAGTGGCTGGTGCTCTTCTTCTATCCGCTCGACTTCACTTTTGTCTGCCCGACGGAAATCAAGGGATTCAACGATGCGCTCGATGCCTTCAAAAAACTGGATGCAGAAGTGCTGGGTGCTTCGGTGGACAGCAAGTTTTCCCATTTGGCATGGATCAAGCGCGGCGACCTGGGCAACCTGAAATACCCGCTCCTCTCCGATTTTAAAAAGGAGGTAAGCGAGCGTTACGGCATTCTCGACAATAAGGAAGGGGTGGCGTTGCGCGGCCTGTTCATCATCGATCCGCAAGGAGTTTTGCAGTACCAGGTGGTGCATAACCTGGATGTGGGAAGAAGCGTCGAGGAAACCCTGCGGGTGCTGGAAGCACTGCAGACCGGCTCCCTCTGCCCGCTCGGCTGGAAACCGGGGCAAAAGACCCTGGGGAAATAG
- a CDS encoding peptidylprolyl isomerase, giving the protein MSDEQNPQVLMETSMGTVKIELFKDKAPISVRNFLSYVKEGYYDGLIFHRVIKTFMVQGGGLDVDMQPKKTKFAIKNEAANGLSNKRGTLAMARTSVVDSATSQFFINVVDNSFLDYKGKSPDLFGYAVFGQVIEGMEVVDAIKEVKTGSKGGHSDVPVEPVFIKSMTIVE; this is encoded by the coding sequence ATGAGTGACGAACAAAACCCCCAGGTCCTGATGGAAACTTCCATGGGAACCGTAAAAATCGAGCTGTTCAAGGACAAGGCGCCCATTTCCGTGCGCAACTTCCTCTCGTATGTGAAGGAAGGCTATTACGATGGTCTGATCTTCCACCGGGTTATCAAGACCTTCATGGTTCAAGGTGGCGGGCTGGACGTGGACATGCAGCCGAAGAAGACCAAATTCGCCATCAAGAACGAGGCAGCCAACGGCCTTTCCAATAAGCGCGGCACCCTTGCCATGGCCAGGACCAGCGTGGTGGACAGCGCAACATCCCAGTTCTTCATCAATGTCGTGGATAACTCTTTCCTCGACTACAAGGGGAAAAGCCCCGATCTGTTCGGATATGCCGTGTTTGGGCAGGTAATTGAAGGAATGGAAGTGGTGGACGCCATTAAAGAGGTGAAGACGGGGTCGAAGGGTGGTCACTCGGACGTGCCGGTTGAGCCTGTGTTCATCAAGTCTATGACAATCGTTGAATAG
- the metK gene encoding methionine adenosyltransferase → MEMKDFIFTSESVSEGHPDKVADQVSDAILDAILTQDPKSRVACETLVTTGMTVVAGEITTNAIVDYPKIVRETIKEIGYNDSAMGFDWETCAVLTSIDKQSPDIAQGVTEGEGLFKEQGAGDQGLMFGYACNETPELMPMSILLSHKLVKKLADVRKSGVLDFLRPDSKSQVSIQYINDRPVHVDTVVISSQHTPEVSYETIKEGIIEEVVKKIIPEELMDAKTRFLINPTGRFVIGGPMGDCGLTGRKIIVDSYGGHGAHGGGAFSGKDPSKVDRSAAYMGRYVAKNLVAAGLCEKCEVQVAYAIGVAEPVSVMVDTSGTGKIPSARIAQIVREVFDLRPRAIIEQLDLLRPIYKKTAAYGHFGRELPEFTWERTDKVSIIREKAGI, encoded by the coding sequence ATGGAAATGAAGGATTTTATCTTTACATCTGAGTCTGTCTCCGAAGGCCATCCCGACAAGGTTGCCGACCAGGTTTCCGATGCTATTCTTGACGCTATTCTTACCCAGGACCCCAAATCGCGGGTTGCCTGCGAAACCTTGGTGACCACCGGCATGACGGTTGTTGCCGGGGAAATCACCACCAACGCCATCGTCGATTATCCGAAGATCGTCCGTGAGACCATCAAGGAAATCGGCTACAACGACTCGGCCATGGGCTTCGACTGGGAAACCTGCGCAGTGCTTACCTCCATCGACAAGCAATCTCCGGACATCGCTCAAGGGGTTACCGAAGGCGAAGGGCTGTTCAAGGAGCAGGGGGCCGGTGACCAGGGGCTCATGTTCGGCTACGCCTGCAATGAGACGCCGGAGTTGATGCCGATGTCGATCCTGCTCTCCCACAAGCTGGTGAAGAAGCTTGCCGACGTCAGAAAGAGCGGCGTGCTGGACTTCCTTCGCCCGGATTCCAAGTCCCAGGTTTCCATCCAGTACATCAACGACAGGCCCGTGCATGTGGATACCGTGGTCATCTCTTCCCAGCATACCCCCGAGGTTTCATACGAAACCATCAAGGAAGGGATCATCGAAGAGGTCGTGAAGAAGATCATCCCTGAGGAATTGATGGACGCCAAGACCCGTTTCCTTATCAACCCGACCGGCCGGTTCGTCATCGGCGGGCCGATGGGGGACTGCGGTCTTACCGGCCGCAAGATCATCGTTGATAGCTACGGCGGGCACGGCGCCCACGGCGGCGGTGCATTCTCCGGCAAAGACCCCTCCAAGGTGGACCGTTCCGCCGCATACATGGGGCGTTACGTGGCCAAGAACCTGGTTGCCGCCGGTCTCTGCGAAAAGTGCGAAGTACAGGTGGCATACGCCATCGGCGTTGCAGAGCCTGTTTCCGTCATGGTCGATACTTCCGGCACCGGCAAGATTCCTTCTGCAAGGATCGCCCAGATTGTCCGCGAAGTCTTCGACCTCCGCCCCCGCGCCATCATCGAGCAGCTTGACCTGCTCCGTCCGATCTACAAAAAGACTGCCGCTTACGGCCACTTCGGCCGCGAACTGCCTGAATTCACCTGGGAGCGCACCGACAAGGTTTCCATCATCAGGGAAAAGGCAGGAATTTAA
- the ltrA gene encoding group II intron reverse transcriptase/maturase: MTTGAAEGRVGIPGASPEGSGWKPREKGRGAANVTGRKAAHWPEAATGLMEKIVSRGNMMAAYSRVMRNKGAPGVDNMPVTALKGYLQEEWPRIREELLTGTYHPQPVRKVEIPKPGGGTRMLGIPTVLDRLIQQAVHQVLSPLFDPGFSISSHGFRPGRSAHQAIKAARKYVESGLRWVVDIDLEKFFDRVHHDTLMSLVKRKVGDRLVLSLIDSYLKAGILEGGVTSPRLEGTPQGGPLSPLLSNILLDELDKKLERRGHKFCRYADDANIYVATRRSGERVMASITGYLSERLKLTVNQGKSAVDRPWKRSFLSYSMTRHRKPRLTVAKKAAARLKANLKTIFRRGRGQNIQTTVEETTPKLRGWLNYFRYAEVKGIFEELDGWLRRKLRRILWKQWKRPKTRAKKLMRRGLSEATAWRSATNGRGPWWNAGAAHMNKAVPKFYFDKLGLVSLIDQLHRLQRTS; encoded by the coding sequence ATGACGACAGGAGCAGCAGAAGGCCGGGTTGGGATACCCGGCGCCAGCCCGGAGGGTAGCGGTTGGAAACCGCGAGAGAAAGGGAGAGGTGCGGCAAACGTCACGGGAAGGAAAGCAGCTCACTGGCCGGAAGCGGCAACGGGACTGATGGAGAAGATCGTCAGTCGCGGCAACATGATGGCGGCATACTCACGGGTAATGCGCAACAAGGGAGCGCCCGGCGTCGATAACATGCCGGTAACGGCCCTGAAGGGCTACCTACAGGAGGAATGGCCGCGCATCAGAGAAGAACTGCTGACGGGAACGTATCACCCGCAACCGGTGCGGAAAGTAGAAATTCCCAAACCGGGAGGCGGCACACGGATGCTGGGAATTCCCACCGTCCTTGACCGACTCATTCAGCAGGCGGTGCATCAAGTTTTGAGCCCGCTGTTCGACCCTGGTTTCTCCATAAGTTCCCACGGGTTTCGCCCTGGACGGAGCGCCCATCAAGCGATCAAGGCAGCTCGGAAGTATGTAGAGAGCGGCCTTAGGTGGGTGGTTGACATTGACCTTGAGAAATTTTTCGACCGAGTCCACCACGACACCCTTATGTCGCTGGTGAAACGCAAGGTTGGAGACCGTCTGGTGCTGTCCCTTATCGACAGCTACCTTAAGGCAGGGATACTTGAAGGAGGAGTGACGTCACCCCGGTTGGAAGGCACGCCGCAAGGCGGGCCTCTCTCGCCGCTGCTGTCCAACATCCTCCTCGACGAACTGGACAAGAAACTGGAAAGAAGGGGCCATAAGTTCTGCCGCTATGCCGACGACGCAAATATCTATGTTGCAACGAGGAGAAGCGGCGAGCGTGTCATGGCCTCAATTACCGGCTACCTGTCCGAGCGGCTCAAGCTCACGGTCAACCAGGGCAAAAGCGCGGTTGACCGTCCGTGGAAAAGGTCGTTTCTGAGTTACAGCATGACCCGGCACCGCAAACCGCGGCTTACCGTGGCCAAGAAAGCGGCTGCCAGGCTCAAGGCCAACCTCAAGACGATCTTTAGGCGGGGAAGGGGTCAGAACATCCAAACCACCGTTGAAGAGACAACCCCGAAACTTAGGGGTTGGTTAAACTACTTTCGGTACGCGGAAGTAAAAGGCATCTTCGAGGAACTGGACGGATGGCTGAGACGTAAACTGCGTCGCATTCTCTGGAAGCAGTGGAAGCGCCCCAAGACGCGAGCAAAGAAACTGATGCGGCGGGGATTATCGGAGGCAACTGCATGGCGGTCGGCCACAAACGGCCGCGGCCCCTGGTGGAATGCAGGGGCCGCGCATATGAACAAAGCTGTTCCGAAATTCTACTTCGACAAACTGGGGCTGGTATCACTCATAGACCAGCTTCACCGACTTCAACGTACTTCATGA